Part of the Leptodactylus fuscus isolate aLepFus1 chromosome 6, aLepFus1.hap2, whole genome shotgun sequence genome, ttagatacagctcagtatacagtatcacacgggataggattagatacacagctcagtatacagtatcacacaggataggattagatacctcttagatatatcctgtatataccctTAAGCCCCTAcatgcctcagctgctgcagaacttcagaCAGCTATTAGTTAATCACTGACCACGGTGAAGACATTACCCCCTGGCCGGGCTGAGTGAGGGCTGAGACTGAGGAGCGTCAGCAGAAAAAAATATAGTGGGAGACAACCCTCCCCCTCCCCCGACAGTGCCAACAGATGGACCCCCAAACATTGCCCTAACAGGCCCCCGAATACGTCCATAACAATGGTATCGCCACACTGCCTATAAACACTTCAGCCATGACTTCCCCATTAGGAGATGGTTCCCTCCATATGACACCAGtagtccccttagtggtcccctaTAACATCTCCAGACAGACGTGTCCCCCGTAAGGTATAAACCAGTATATAATAGTAACGTACAAGTCATAGGAAGCCAAACCTCATAATCTTATCAAATACGTTTCATTCTCCTTTGTAGGAAACATTTGTCAAAGTGTAAAGCCATGTCGGGGGAAGATAGTGGCAAGGAGACCCCTACCAATGAGTGTCCCGTGTGCTACGAGCGTCTGCAGAACCCCAACATCTCTGAGCGGAGGTTGAGCTGTGGCCATAGCTTCTGCCACGACTGTCTGGTCAAGTATCTCATGACGGCCAAAAAAGAAGGTTCCATCAAGAAGAACATCATCTGCCCGCTGTGCCGCTACGTCACCTTCCTCAGCAAGAGAGGACTCATCCTGCCACCAAAATCTGGAGAACTCAACCAGATTCTAGAGGTTCCTCACAGTCCTTCCTGTCTAACCCATTCTGCCATAGTTGGGGACCCCAACACCTTGGTCATCCCCATTCCTGAAACAGCCGGGTCACACTGTCCTCAGGACCTTTGCAGGTGCACATGTCCCGGGGATGTCAGCCCAGACCTCATAGGTCATACATGTGGCTCACAAGTCTTCATCATCAGTGACCAAGGTCAGCCCTTGGACTGCAGCGAGGACGTGGTCACCACCAACATTGAAACCCACCATGTAGACGCCAGGGTGAACTGCTGTCGCTCGCCATCTTTGATCATGATCTTATTACTGATATTTCTCGTAGCCGTTTTGGCGGCAGTTCTTCCATGGATATTGTTGGTTAAAAAAACATGAAGACAAGGATGGTCTTCTTTGAAGGTTTTGGACCGGGAGATAACGTGTGCACTCAATGTCTCAAGGGTGGTGGCCATCAAAGCCAAGCGTGGGTTGCCTCCACGTACGGAAGATGTATTCCTGGGAGAGATGGGCGTCTTCTTGGTTGGTTAGGGCAGGAGATGTATTCCCGAGAGAGATGGGCATCTTCTTGCTTGGTTAGGGCAGGAGATGTATTCCTGAGAGAGATGGGCGTCTTCTTGGTTGGTTAGGGCAGGAGATGTATTCCCGAGAGAGATGGGCGTCTTCTTGGTTGGTTAGGGCAGGAGATGTATTCCCGAGAGAGATGGGCGTCTTCTTGGTTGGTTAGGGCAGGAGATGTATTCCCGAGAGAGATGGGCGTCTTCTTGGTTGGTTAGGGCAGGAGATGTATTCCTGAGAGAGATGGGCGTCTTCTTGGTTGGTTAGAGCAGGAGATGTATTTCTGAGACAGATGGGCGTCTTCTTGGTTGGTTAGGGCAGGAGATGTATTCCCGAGAGAGATGGGCGTCTTCTTGGTTGGTTAGAGCAGGAGATGTATTCCCGAGAGAGATGGGCATCTTCTTGCTTGGTTAGAGCAGGAGATGTATTCCTGAGAGAGATGGGCGTCTTCTTGGTTGGTTAGGGCAGGAGATGTATTCCCGAGAGAGATGGGCGTCTTCTTGGCTGGTTAGGGCAGGAGATGTATTCCTGAGAGAGATGGGCGTCTTCTTGGCTGGTTAGGGCAGGAGATGTATTCCTGAGAGAGATGGGCGTCTTCTTGGTTGGTTAGAGCAGGAGATGTATTTCTGAGACAGATGGGCGTCTTCTTGGTTGGTTAGGGCAGGAGATGTATTCCTGAGAGAGATGGGCGTCTTCTTGGTTGGTTAGAGCAGGAGATGTATTTCTGAGACAGATGGGCGTCTTCTTGGTTGGTTAGGGCAGGAGATGTATTCCCGAGAGAGATGGGCGTCTTCTTGGTTGGTTAGGGCAGGAGATGTATTCCTGAGAGAGTTGGGCGTCTTCTTGCTTGGTTAAACCTACTGGATTACTACCGCCATACTGGATTCTGCTGCTGGCGAAGACACTACACGAGTCTATGCTGGACTGCCAGACTCTTCAGTAGGACACGGCACCTTCCGGGTTTAGTTTTTGGCTGACAGAAGATCCTCTTAAGCCTTGAAGCAGGTCAGCCATGGCGCCTATTGTTCCCGCAGGTCA contains:
- the RNF222 gene encoding RING finger protein 222, encoding MSGEDSGKETPTNECPVCYERLQNPNISERRLSCGHSFCHDCLVKYLMTAKKEGSIKKNIICPLCRYVTFLSKRGLILPPKSGELNQILEVPHSPSCLTHSAIVGDPNTLVIPIPETAGSHCPQDLCRCTCPGDVSPDLIGHTCGSQVFIISDQGQPLDCSEDVVTTNIETHHVDARVNCCRSPSLIMILLLIFLVAVLAAVLPWILLVKKT